The Mucilaginibacter yixingensis genome window below encodes:
- a CDS encoding tRNA1(Val) (adenine(37)-N6)-methyltransferase, whose translation MSIFRFKQFQVDQTGCAMKVNTDGVLLGALAGSPKPRRILDIGTGTGVVALMLAQRFPEALIDAVEIDAVAAATAKRNFEGSPFADRLTVYSTSFQDFFAAHTDNRYDLIVSNPPFYINSLASPHHAKTVAKHAGEDFFEEMIKSVPQHLNDDGRLMMILPVDTAQVVNSLATQHDLHLHSYIDVSSYPDYNPHRKILSWSKSEVQEVQRAALVIYTEPRKYTAQYSALLSDFLTIF comes from the coding sequence ATGAGCATTTTCCGCTTCAAACAATTTCAGGTAGATCAAACCGGTTGCGCCATGAAGGTGAATACCGATGGTGTGTTACTGGGCGCCCTGGCTGGCAGCCCAAAGCCCAGACGTATACTTGATATAGGCACCGGTACCGGCGTAGTGGCATTAATGTTGGCACAACGTTTTCCAGAAGCTTTGATTGATGCGGTGGAGATAGATGCTGTAGCCGCAGCCACCGCAAAACGTAATTTTGAGGGCTCGCCCTTTGCTGATAGATTGACTGTTTACTCTACATCTTTTCAGGATTTCTTTGCTGCGCACACAGATAATCGGTATGACCTGATTGTGTCTAATCCTCCTTTTTATATCAACTCATTGGCGTCGCCGCATCATGCTAAAACCGTGGCTAAACATGCCGGGGAGGATTTCTTTGAGGAGATGATTAAAAGTGTACCGCAGCATCTGAATGATGATGGCAGGTTGATGATGATACTGCCTGTGGATACCGCGCAGGTGGTCAACTCCCTGGCTACGCAGCATGATTTGCATTTGCACAGTTATATAGATGTAAGTTCTTACCCTGATTACAATCCTCACCGTAAAATATTGAGCTGGAGCAAGAGCGAGGTGCAGGAAGTGCAACGGGCCGCGCTGGTTATTTATACCGAACCGCGCAAGTATACAGCACAGTACAGTGCGCTGCTGTCAGATTTTTTGACGATCTTTTGA
- a CDS encoding aspartyl protease family protein: MKNLIIALLILCTQVGCTQSRYNQGAATTKNYYEELPYDDLNGKFFVTVEVNGKPRRFLFDTGAICMVSDQLADEMNLTNIHTDDVVDVNGTHFKMHDVKLDIKCGSTLFAGTPALRGLQGEVFKCWSVDGIIGSNMLRNSLVRFNSAKHTIIITDQKDKLQLNSKNSGKLNIHTDGQSTPILTIPFGKNATMAMEFDSGDNKMLRLTDGLVNQITKGSVYRVVGLGYGANNMGAMGLQKDAPKRRLYIPSFNLGSTQFNNSVTDTNDSGIPGIGTELLKYGTLTLDYINQKYYFDPITPTVNLDARGWPVALTVKNNQLIIGATWDALKDMAKPGEQVIAVDEKDYSHIDLCDLVNKKPVLDGKQTAVLTIKNADGSTRQLTIENKDYSTASTVASH; this comes from the coding sequence ATGAAAAACCTCATCATTGCCCTGCTCATTCTTTGTACCCAGGTTGGTTGCACACAGTCTCGTTACAACCAGGGAGCAGCCACCACCAAGAATTATTACGAAGAATTGCCTTATGACGATCTGAACGGTAAGTTTTTCGTCACTGTAGAAGTAAACGGAAAACCGCGACGCTTTCTATTTGATACCGGTGCCATATGTATGGTGAGCGATCAGCTGGCAGATGAAATGAACCTAACCAACATCCACACCGATGATGTGGTAGATGTTAACGGCACCCACTTTAAAATGCACGATGTAAAACTGGATATTAAATGCGGCAGCACCCTGTTTGCCGGCACACCCGCGCTTAGGGGATTGCAAGGCGAGGTATTTAAATGCTGGTCGGTTGACGGCATTATCGGCAGCAATATGCTACGTAATTCACTCGTTAGGTTTAACAGCGCCAAACATACCATCATTATTACCGATCAGAAAGATAAGCTGCAACTCAACAGCAAAAACAGCGGCAAACTGAACATTCACACCGATGGACAAAGTACGCCTATCCTGACCATCCCCTTTGGCAAAAACGCTACGATGGCCATGGAGTTTGACAGCGGCGATAATAAGATGCTGCGCCTTACCGACGGGCTGGTAAACCAAATTACCAAAGGCAGCGTGTACCGCGTTGTGGGGTTAGGCTATGGCGCCAACAACATGGGCGCTATGGGCTTGCAGAAAGACGCACCAAAGCGGCGCTTGTACATCCCCTCCTTTAACTTAGGTAGCACGCAATTCAATAATTCAGTTACTGACACTAACGACTCCGGCATCCCCGGCATCGGCACCGAGCTATTAAAATATGGCACATTGACGCTGGATTACATCAACCAGAAGTATTATTTCGATCCTATTACCCCTACTGTTAATCTGGATGCCAGAGGCTGGCCGGTGGCTTTAACCGTCAAAAATAACCAGCTTATTATTGGAGCAACATGGGACGCCCTGAAGGACATGGCCAAACCTGGAGAGCAGGTAATTGCCGTAGATGAAAAGGATTACAGCCACATAGACCTTTGTGACCTGGTAAACAAAAAACCTGTATTAGATGGCAAACAAACCGCCGTTTTAACCATTAAAAACGCAGATGGCTCTACACGGCAACTTACTATAGAGAATAAAGACTATTCAACAGCAAGCACCGTTGCCAGCCATTGA
- a CDS encoding histone deacetylase, whose protein sequence is MTDLRIAYHPIYAHPLPEGHRFPMLKYELIPEQLLHEGTISPENLFSPGVVSEEVILWTHNKDYWADLRDLRLSPKDQRRIGFPLDARLVEREQRIAQGTIDACGYARQHGIAFNVAGGTHHAGSNWGEGFCMLNDQAVAANYLLHNKISQSILIVDLDVHQGNGTAQIFENEPRVFTFSMHGANNFPYRKETSDLDIPLADGTTGDEFLSILKETLPKLIAQQKPDFVFYLSGVDVLATDKLGKLALTKDECRERDRLVLQACKDHHIPVEVSMGGGYSPHIKDIVDAHCNTFRLAVELFF, encoded by the coding sequence ATGACTGATCTACGAATAGCCTATCACCCCATCTATGCTCATCCATTGCCTGAGGGTCATCGTTTCCCGATGCTGAAGTATGAGTTGATACCAGAGCAATTACTCCACGAAGGAACTATATCGCCCGAGAACCTCTTTTCGCCCGGAGTGGTTAGTGAGGAGGTGATTCTATGGACGCACAATAAAGATTACTGGGCTGATTTGCGTGATCTGCGCCTGTCGCCGAAAGATCAGCGTCGCATTGGTTTCCCGTTGGATGCCCGGCTGGTGGAGCGCGAACAGCGTATTGCGCAGGGAACTATTGATGCCTGTGGATATGCCCGGCAGCATGGTATTGCGTTTAACGTAGCTGGTGGTACCCATCACGCAGGCAGTAACTGGGGCGAAGGCTTCTGTATGCTGAATGATCAGGCTGTGGCTGCTAATTACTTGTTGCATAATAAAATATCGCAATCTATCTTAATTGTTGATTTAGATGTACATCAGGGCAATGGCACTGCGCAGATATTTGAAAATGAGCCCCGGGTGTTCACTTTCTCTATGCACGGCGCCAATAATTTTCCCTATCGGAAGGAAACATCAGACTTGGATATCCCGCTGGCCGACGGCACCACTGGTGACGAATTTCTATCCATCCTGAAAGAAACCCTCCCCAAACTCATCGCGCAGCAAAAACCCGATTTTGTCTTTTACCTCTCGGGCGTAGATGTGCTGGCTACCGATAAACTGGGTAAACTGGCCCTCACCAAAGACGAATGCCGCGAGCGCGACCGACTGGTTTTACAAGCCTGCAAAGATCACCATATCCCCGTTGAGGTGAGCATGGGTGGCGGCTACTCGCCGCATATCAAAGATATTGTGGATGCGCATTGCAACACGTTCAGGCTGGCGGTGGAGTTGTTTTTTTAA
- a CDS encoding alpha/beta hydrolase, with product MSRVFMIPGMGADSRIYQHIKTDGYEQVLVNWFEPDENDSLVSYAQKIKAQYGIADGDIVIGNSLGGMMAMEISKTLRLKKTILISSIKTINEAPGYFKLFRALPVYKILPGWLITHSTKIARHVVGNIGKHQMNLFADMLHQSSVRFLKWSMGAVLRWDNQIIPENTFHIVGDNDRVFDHHRIKNAAVVHGGTHIMIFDRAREINQWLATVLAVE from the coding sequence ATGAGCCGCGTTTTTATGATTCCCGGTATGGGGGCTGATAGCAGGATCTATCAACACATCAAGACCGATGGCTACGAGCAAGTGCTGGTCAATTGGTTTGAGCCAGATGAAAATGACAGTCTTGTATCGTACGCGCAGAAAATCAAAGCACAATACGGAATAGCCGATGGCGATATTGTTATTGGCAACTCTTTAGGTGGAATGATGGCCATGGAGATCAGCAAAACATTGCGATTGAAAAAGACCATCCTCATCTCCAGTATCAAAACCATTAATGAGGCGCCTGGGTATTTTAAGTTGTTCCGGGCGCTGCCGGTCTATAAAATCTTGCCTGGTTGGCTAATTACTCATTCAACTAAAATTGCACGCCACGTGGTGGGTAATATCGGCAAACATCAGATGAACCTGTTTGCAGATATGCTGCATCAGTCGTCTGTGCGGTTTTTGAAATGGTCTATGGGGGCTGTTTTGCGTTGGGATAATCAGATTATTCCTGAAAATACTTTTCATATTGTGGGCGATAATGACCGGGTATTTGATCATCATCGCATAAAAAATGCCGCCGTTGTACATGGCGGCACACATATTATGATTTTTGACCGGGCCCGCGAGATTAATCAATGGCTGGCAACGGTGCTTGCTGTTGAATAG
- a CDS encoding DNA-3-methyladenine glycosylase, protein MANSFSKIPAAFYQNPNVVEVARNLIGKYLFTRLDGLVTGGYIVETEAYNGPIDRASHAYGNKRTPRTETMFMPGGVAYIYLCYGIHEMLNIVVSVEDEPLAVLIRAIDPAIGLDVMQSRRNMAVIKPNITMGPGSVAKALGISRKINAISLQSDTLWLEDRGLTFTDDQIAVVPRIGVDYAKEDALLPYRFYVKGNPYVSRPVKGK, encoded by the coding sequence ATGGCCAACAGTTTTTCTAAAATACCAGCAGCATTTTATCAAAACCCAAACGTGGTAGAGGTAGCCCGTAATTTGATAGGTAAGTATTTGTTTACGCGCCTGGATGGTTTAGTTACAGGAGGCTATATTGTTGAAACAGAAGCTTATAATGGCCCTATTGATCGGGCCTCGCATGCTTACGGCAACAAGCGTACTCCGCGTACCGAAACTATGTTTATGCCCGGTGGTGTTGCTTACATTTACCTGTGTTATGGTATTCATGAAATGCTGAATATTGTTGTTTCTGTTGAAGATGAGCCGCTGGCGGTATTGATTCGTGCAATCGACCCGGCAATTGGTTTGGATGTAATGCAATCGCGCAGAAACATGGCGGTTATTAAACCGAACATTACAATGGGGCCCGGTAGTGTAGCTAAAGCATTGGGTATTTCCAGAAAGATTAACGCTATTAGTTTGCAAAGCGATACGCTGTGGCTGGAAGACCGGGGATTGACTTTTACCGATGATCAAATAGCGGTAGTGCCGCGCATAGGTGTAGATTATGCCAAAGAGGATGCCTTATTGCCTTATCGCTTTTACGTAAAGGGTAACCCTTATGTAAGTAGGCCGGTAAAGGGCAAGTGA
- a CDS encoding DUF4279 domain-containing protein, with amino-acid sequence MSCVLTVVGENFDVDTFVAISGLSPHTVWYKGEPRNKRGELNQKNGFNLSVSDAEFNDFNNQVSDTLLFLSQNADKLQLLKTVEIEFATLDFGVDTANNNGMYKGFYLPPSLVEAAAAFGIGVKVTVYLSDED; translated from the coding sequence ATGAGTTGCGTTTTAACAGTTGTAGGCGAAAATTTTGATGTAGATACGTTTGTTGCTATCAGCGGACTATCTCCTCACACCGTATGGTATAAAGGCGAACCGCGCAACAAACGAGGGGAACTAAATCAAAAAAACGGATTTAATCTTTCCGTAAGCGATGCTGAATTTAATGACTTTAACAACCAGGTGTCAGACACCCTTCTTTTCTTATCTCAAAATGCCGACAAATTGCAATTACTAAAAACGGTCGAAATTGAGTTTGCAACGCTTGACTTTGGTGTTGACACCGCCAACAATAATGGCATGTATAAAGGCTTTTATCTCCCACCATCCTTAGTAGAAGCCGCAGCGGCATTCGGCATCGGCGTTAAGGTAACGGTTTATCTTTCAGACGAGGATTAA
- a CDS encoding VOC family protein, with product MKLKRIHHIAIICSNYEVSKCFYTEVLGLTIQQEVYREERQSYKLDLAVDGLYQIELFSFPDPPARVSRPEAAGLRHLAFEVDSVEQSVEHLSLHGVVTEPIRVDEFTGKKFTFFSDPDGLPIEMYEV from the coding sequence ATGAAACTCAAACGAATCCACCACATCGCCATCATCTGCTCAAACTACGAAGTATCTAAATGTTTCTATACAGAAGTACTCGGACTAACCATTCAGCAGGAGGTTTACCGCGAGGAACGCCAATCCTATAAACTGGATCTGGCAGTAGACGGACTTTACCAGATAGAGCTGTTTTCATTCCCTGATCCACCGGCCAGGGTTTCACGTCCTGAAGCGGCTGGTCTGCGTCATTTGGCTTTTGAAGTGGATAGTGTAGAGCAATCAGTCGAACATTTAAGCCTGCATGGCGTGGTTACAGAGCCTATCAGGGTAGATGAGTTTACCGGCAAAAAGTTCACCTTCTTCAGCGATCCGGATGGCTTGCCGATAGAGATGTATGAAGTTTGA
- the kynU gene encoding kynureninase, producing the protein MEYQNTLAFAQQLDELDGLKYLRDKFLIPQHNGSDAIYLCGNSLGLQPKAARGELQKQLDAWQCRAVEGWFEGDDPWLGYQKQLKKPLSVILGAREAEVSVMNSLTVNLHLLMISFYQPKDKRYKILMEGKAFPSDQYAIESQVRLHGLAPDDVIVEVFPRDGEYTLRTEDILQKINDLGDELALVLFGGVNYYTGQLFDIAAITQASHTVGAMVGVDLAHAAGNVPLQLHDWGVDFACWCSYKYLNSGPGGISGIFVHQKYHNDTSLKRLSGWWGYERATQFEMKKGFVPEVGADGWQVSTSPILLMALNKAALGVFEDTGGIRYLREKSVRLTGYMEFLINQINQQWGEVWLKIITPTDPEQRGCQLSIICKQYGKKIFDHLAANGIIGDWREPDVIRLSPVPLYNTFTDVYHTGRVLQEALLLVNEVK; encoded by the coding sequence ATGGAATATCAGAATACATTGGCTTTTGCTCAACAATTAGATGAGCTTGATGGTCTTAAATATTTAAGAGACAAATTCTTAATTCCACAACATAATGGGAGTGACGCTATCTATTTGTGCGGTAACTCGCTTGGTTTGCAGCCTAAAGCAGCCAGGGGTGAGCTGCAAAAGCAGCTGGATGCATGGCAATGCCGCGCTGTAGAAGGCTGGTTTGAAGGCGATGATCCATGGTTGGGCTATCAAAAGCAGTTGAAAAAGCCTTTGTCTGTGATTTTGGGTGCCCGTGAAGCTGAGGTCAGCGTAATGAATTCACTTACAGTAAATCTTCATTTACTGATGATAAGTTTCTATCAACCAAAAGATAAACGATATAAAATATTGATGGAAGGCAAAGCTTTTCCGTCTGATCAATATGCTATAGAAAGCCAGGTGCGCCTGCACGGTCTGGCGCCTGACGATGTCATTGTAGAAGTATTCCCCAGAGATGGTGAATATACTTTACGAACAGAAGATATCCTGCAAAAAATCAATGATTTAGGTGATGAGCTGGCGCTGGTTTTATTTGGTGGTGTAAATTATTACACCGGGCAGTTATTTGATATAGCGGCAATTACCCAGGCTAGCCATACTGTTGGTGCTATGGTTGGGGTTGATCTGGCTCATGCTGCCGGCAATGTGCCGTTACAACTGCATGATTGGGGTGTAGATTTTGCCTGCTGGTGCTCTTACAAGTACCTGAACTCTGGTCCCGGTGGTATTAGTGGGATTTTTGTGCATCAGAAATATCATAACGATACATCGCTGAAACGCCTGAGCGGTTGGTGGGGATATGAACGCGCTACCCAGTTTGAAATGAAAAAAGGCTTTGTGCCCGAGGTTGGCGCCGATGGCTGGCAGGTAAGCACTAGTCCAATTTTGCTTATGGCGCTTAATAAAGCCGCTCTGGGTGTGTTTGAGGATACGGGTGGTATAAGATACCTTCGAGAGAAAAGCGTTCGTCTGACGGGCTATATGGAGTTCTTGATAAATCAGATCAATCAACAGTGGGGTGAAGTGTGGTTGAAGATCATCACGCCGACTGATCCTGAGCAGCGCGGGTGCCAGCTCTCTATCATCTGTAAGCAATATGGTAAAAAGATCTTTGATCACCTCGCTGCAAATGGTATCATTGGCGATTGGCGCGAACCCGACGTGATCCGCCTGAGCCCGGTGCCGCTTTATAATACTTTTACCGATGTGTATCACACAGGCAGAGTGCTGCAGGAAGCCTTGTTACTGGTAAACGAAGTGAAATGA
- a CDS encoding GAF domain-containing protein produces the protein MAEDLKIITSTSKAEQYQSLIPQIEALLYGETDTVANLANVCAALKEQFKWFWVGFYLVKNGELVLGPFQGPVACTRIAKGKGVCGSAWEQKQTLIVPDVDAFPGHIACSSLSRSEIVVPLFNNGEVIGVLDVDSEELAQFDETDAQYLAQIIDLINIA, from the coding sequence ATGGCAGAAGACTTAAAAATCATCACCTCGACCAGTAAAGCCGAGCAATATCAGTCGCTTATTCCGCAGATTGAAGCCCTGCTTTATGGCGAAACTGACACTGTGGCCAATCTAGCTAACGTCTGCGCGGCGCTCAAAGAGCAATTCAAATGGTTTTGGGTAGGCTTTTACCTGGTGAAAAATGGCGAGTTGGTTTTGGGCCCCTTTCAGGGACCGGTGGCCTGCACCCGCATAGCTAAAGGTAAAGGTGTTTGCGGTAGCGCGTGGGAGCAAAAACAAACGCTGATTGTGCCCGATGTAGATGCTTTTCCCGGCCATATTGCCTGCAGTTCGTTATCCAGATCAGAAATCGTTGTGCCGCTGTTTAACAATGGTGAGGTAATTGGCGTACTGGATGTGGATAGCGAAGAATTGGCGCAGTTTGACGAAACAGATGCTCAATACCTGGCGCAAATTATTGACCTGATAAACATTGCATGA
- the purL gene encoding phosphoribosylformylglycinamidine synthase subunit PurL yields MDNQQLTTVQTAKDLGLLPDEFERINQILGRVPNFTELSIFSVMWSEHCSYKNSITWLKTLPKDGPRMLAKAGEENAGLVDLGDGVGCAFKIESHNHPSALEPYQGAATGVGGINRDIFTMGARPIAQLNSLRFGDLKLDKTKWLVKGVVKGISHYGNAFGIPTVGGELFFDDCYNVNPLVNAFSAGIVKAGETVSATSYGVGNPVYIVGSATGKDGIHGAAFASKDITEDSVNDLPAVQVGDPFQEKLLLEATLEVIKTGAVVGMQDMGAAGIICSNSEMSAKGEHGMRIDLDKVPTRQENMKPFEILLSESQERMLIVAEKGKEALIQAVFDKWDLNCVQIGEVTDTKRLEYYMNGELVADVPADDLVLGGGAPVYQREYREPAYYAENQKFDINNVPEPADLKEVAEHLISHPNIASKRWVTDQYDSMIGTSTMTTNRPSDAAVVAVKDTDKAIVITVDCNSRYVYADPQKGCAIAVAEAARNITCSGGEPVAITNCLNFGNPYIPEVYWQFVSAIKGMSEACTKFETPVTGGNVSFYNQSSDGGSVFPTPTIGMLGVMDNLDNLMTLDFKSPGDLIYLVGESQNDIASSQYLASYHKILAAPAPYFDIDKEYATHQVIKQLIQHKVIQSAHDVADGGLYVALVEAAMPNGLGFEVNTDDNFRKDAFLFGEAQGRIVVSVAPEDQERFVELMATSETEFTLLGNTTELGDLHVDEERYGNIVDLKLVYDNVLHVILGE; encoded by the coding sequence TTGGACAACCAACAATTGACCACCGTGCAGACCGCCAAAGATCTTGGCCTGCTTCCTGACGAATTTGAACGTATTAATCAGATACTTGGCCGCGTGCCTAATTTTACCGAGCTGTCTATCTTCTCGGTAATGTGGAGCGAGCACTGTTCATACAAAAACTCTATTACCTGGCTAAAAACTTTGCCTAAAGATGGCCCGCGTATGCTGGCCAAAGCAGGCGAGGAGAATGCCGGCCTGGTTGATCTGGGCGACGGCGTTGGCTGTGCCTTTAAAATAGAGAGCCATAACCACCCATCGGCATTGGAGCCTTACCAGGGCGCTGCTACCGGTGTGGGCGGTATCAACCGTGATATTTTTACTATGGGTGCCCGCCCAATTGCTCAGCTTAACTCGCTGCGTTTTGGCGACCTGAAGCTTGATAAAACCAAGTGGCTGGTAAAAGGCGTGGTAAAAGGTATTAGTCATTACGGTAACGCGTTCGGCATCCCAACTGTGGGTGGCGAGCTGTTCTTTGATGATTGCTACAACGTTAATCCGCTGGTAAACGCATTTAGTGCGGGTATTGTTAAGGCTGGCGAAACGGTGTCGGCTACGTCATACGGCGTGGGTAACCCGGTTTATATCGTAGGTTCTGCTACAGGTAAAGACGGTATCCATGGTGCTGCCTTTGCGTCTAAAGATATTACCGAAGATTCTGTGAATGATTTACCTGCCGTACAGGTGGGCGATCCGTTCCAGGAGAAACTGTTGCTGGAGGCTACGCTTGAGGTTATTAAAACCGGTGCCGTAGTTGGTATGCAGGATATGGGTGCTGCGGGCATCATCTGCTCAAACTCTGAAATGAGCGCCAAGGGCGAGCACGGTATGCGTATTGATCTGGACAAGGTGCCAACCCGTCAGGAGAATATGAAACCGTTCGAGATCCTGCTGTCAGAATCGCAAGAGCGTATGCTGATTGTGGCCGAGAAAGGTAAAGAAGCCCTGATACAGGCCGTATTTGATAAATGGGACCTGAACTGTGTGCAGATTGGCGAAGTAACCGATACCAAACGCCTGGAATACTATATGAATGGCGAACTGGTGGCCGATGTGCCTGCCGATGACCTGGTATTGGGTGGTGGTGCGCCAGTATATCAGCGTGAGTACCGCGAGCCTGCTTACTATGCCGAAAATCAAAAGTTTGATATCAACAACGTGCCTGAGCCTGCCGATCTGAAAGAAGTGGCCGAGCACCTGATATCTCACCCTAATATTGCTTCTAAACGCTGGGTAACTGATCAGTACGATTCAATGATCGGTACCTCAACCATGACCACCAATCGCCCGAGCGATGCGGCCGTAGTAGCGGTTAAAGATACCGACAAGGCGATTGTAATTACCGTCGACTGTAACTCACGCTATGTATATGCCGATCCGCAGAAAGGTTGTGCTATTGCTGTGGCCGAAGCCGCACGTAACATCACCTGTAGCGGTGGCGAGCCGGTAGCTATTACCAACTGCTTGAACTTTGGTAATCCTTACATCCCTGAGGTTTACTGGCAGTTTGTAAGCGCCATTAAAGGTATGAGCGAAGCTTGTACCAAATTTGAAACTCCGGTAACCGGCGGTAACGTAAGTTTCTATAACCAGAGCAGTGACGGTGGTTCGGTATTTCCAACGCCAACCATTGGTATGCTGGGGGTAATGGATAACCTGGATAATTTGATGACGCTGGATTTCAAATCGCCCGGCGATCTGATCTATCTGGTTGGCGAGTCTCAGAATGATATTGCTTCATCTCAATACCTGGCATCGTACCACAAAATACTTGCTGCTCCGGCTCCGTATTTTGATATCGATAAAGAGTATGCTACGCACCAGGTAATTAAACAACTGATTCAGCACAAAGTGATCCAAAGCGCGCATGACGTTGCCGACGGTGGCCTTTACGTAGCGCTGGTAGAAGCAGCAATGCCAAACGGTCTGGGCTTCGAGGTGAACACTGATGATAACTTCCGCAAAGATGCCTTCCTGTTTGGCGAGGCTCAAGGCAGGATAGTAGTGAGTGTGGCCCCTGAAGATCAAGAGCGTTTTGTTGAACTGATGGCCACCAGCGAAACCGAGTTTACCCTGCTAGGTAACACTACCGAACTGGGCGACTTGCACGTTGACGAAGAGCGTTACGGTAACATAGTAGACCTTAAACTGGTTTATGACAACGTATTGCACGTAATACTTGGAGAATAA
- a CDS encoding MATE family efflux transporter, with the protein MKALYQKYKPHYRENLRLAIPVVISQAGHVLTQVSDSVVIGHFAGTIALAGVSLANNVFIIALVIGLGISYGITPLIAQYNGAGNKDGCGRLLVNSLLLNIIGGIVLCTVICLGLGLILPHLKQSPEVVAQARPFLLLLGLSLIPMLVFNTFKQFAEGLGFTKQAMQISIWGNVLNIILGVIFVKGLFGVTPMGIRGVGYSTLIDRTVMAVVMGSYVFRSDRFKSYLTGFTFKHIEWASCRELLRIGMPVAMQYVFEVSAFSGAGIIIGTISPSAQAAHQVALNMASLTYIMASGFAAAAAIKSGNHFGARNFERLRMSAVSSYHIVIIFMSLTAIIFATFNHLLPWIYTSDKAVIAIAAQLFIIAAAFQLFDGTQVVGLGVLRGMGDVNIPTIITFLAYWIVGLPVGYVLGISLNWGVKGVWYGLTLGLAVASVLLYWRFSRRSATER; encoded by the coding sequence ATGAAAGCCCTTTACCAGAAATACAAACCACACTACCGCGAAAACCTGCGGCTGGCCATCCCGGTGGTGATATCGCAAGCCGGGCACGTGCTCACCCAGGTGAGCGACAGCGTGGTAATTGGCCATTTTGCGGGCACTATTGCGCTGGCCGGGGTATCATTAGCCAACAATGTTTTTATTATTGCGCTGGTAATTGGGCTGGGCATTAGCTATGGCATTACGCCGCTTATTGCACAATACAACGGCGCGGGTAATAAAGATGGTTGCGGGCGCTTACTGGTCAATAGCTTGCTGCTCAATATTATTGGTGGCATTGTACTTTGCACGGTAATTTGCCTGGGACTGGGGCTGATATTACCGCACCTGAAGCAATCGCCCGAGGTGGTGGCGCAGGCGCGTCCGTTTTTGCTATTGCTGGGGCTTTCACTCATCCCCATGCTGGTGTTTAACACGTTTAAGCAGTTTGCCGAGGGACTGGGCTTTACCAAACAGGCCATGCAGATCTCTATCTGGGGCAATGTGCTCAACATTATACTGGGCGTTATCTTTGTAAAAGGCTTGTTTGGGGTTACACCGATGGGCATCCGCGGTGTGGGTTACAGCACGCTCATAGATCGCACGGTGATGGCGGTGGTGATGGGCAGCTACGTGTTTCGCTCAGACCGGTTTAAAAGCTATCTGACGGGATTTACATTTAAGCATATAGAGTGGGCCAGTTGCCGGGAACTGCTGCGTATTGGTATGCCGGTAGCCATGCAATACGTGTTTGAGGTAAGCGCCTTTAGCGGAGCAGGTATTATTATCGGAACGATCAGTCCGTCGGCACAGGCCGCGCATCAGGTGGCCCTTAACATGGCATCGCTCACCTACATTATGGCCAGCGGCTTTGCAGCGGCGGCGGCCATTAAATCAGGCAATCATTTCGGGGCGCGAAACTTTGAGCGCCTGCGGATGTCGGCCGTGTCAAGCTATCACATCGTCATCATCTTTATGAGTCTGACGGCCATCATCTTTGCCACTTTTAATCATTTACTCCCGTGGATTTACACTTCAGACAAAGCCGTTATAGCTATTGCAGCACAGCTATTTATCATTGCAGCAGCCTTTCAGTTATTTGATGGCACACAGGTAGTTGGCCTGGGCGTACTGCGCGGCATGGGCGATGTAAACATCCCAACCATTATCACCTTTCTGGCTTATTGGATTGTGGGTTTGCCTGTGGGCTACGTGCTGGGCATCAGCCTCAATTGGGGTGTAAAAGGTGTTTGGTATGGACTGACGCTGGGCCTGGCTGTAGCGTCGGTTTTGTTGTATTGGAGGTTTAGCAGGAGGTCTGCGACCGAACGCTAA